The DNA sequence ATCAGCAATTTGCCAAAGATCAGAATTCCATGGTTGTTCGCTTGGCAAAGTACGTCAAGTGGATGATGGTGGCTTTTATTGTGCTTGCGGGCGTTGCCGTTGGCGGACTGATAACAGCAATTATCGCGCTCGTTACGCACTAATTATTGCATTGTCATTCCGGTCGCTTTGTCACCCCGGACTAGTTCCGGGGCGGAATCTCCATTAAGCAGCTTTCTTTGCTTGCATTCGATTTGCTTTCACAATTTCCTCCACGAAATATTGGTGCACTCGTAAATCGCTATTGAGTTCCGGGTGGAAAGAAATAGCGAGTTGATTCCTGTATCGTACGGCGACAATTTGATTTTGGACGGTCGCTAGAATTTGCACATCCTGACTTGCGCGCTGTATGAGCGGGGCTCGGATGAACGTCATCGGGATTTTTCCGATTCCATCGAAATTTTCTTCGGTGTAGAAACTTCCAAGCTGCCGACCGTAGGCGTTGCGTTCTACAGTGACGGGCGTTGTCGCAAAATACGTGTGACCATCGTTGCTGAGTTTGTCTGCCAGTAAAATGAGGCCTGCGCAAGTCCCGAATGTCGGGAGTCCGCTTTCGATGCGTTCGCGTAAAGGTTCAAAAAGTCCGAGTTCCTGCAAGAGTTTTCCTTGCACGGTGCTTTCGCCGCCGGGGAGAACGAGTCCGTCAAAATCTTGTTCTAAATCGCGGAGCTGACGAATTTCAAACGTCTCGACTCCGAGCTTTTCAAGCGACGTTCGGTGTTCTGCAAATGCACCTTGCACGGCGAGCACGCCGATTTTAATGTGGTTGTTTGTTTTGTTTTCGCTCATTTACTTTCCTCGTTCAGCCATTAAAAGTGCAATTTCGTTTTCGTTGATGCCGACCATCGCTTCGCCCAAATCTTCGGAGAGCTTGGCAATGAGCTTGGCGTCCTTGTAGTTTGTGACTGCTTGTACAATCGCTGCGGCACGCTTAGCTGGATTGCCTGACTTGAAAATGCCCGATCCGACGAACACACCTTCGGCGCCGAGCTGCATCATAAGGGCTGCGTCAGCGGGTGTGGCAACGCCGCCTGCGGC is a window from the Fibrobacter sp. UWB4 genome containing:
- the pdxT gene encoding pyridoxal 5'-phosphate synthase glutaminase subunit PdxT, with translation MKIGVLAVQGAFAEHRTSLEKLGVETFEIRQLRDLEQDFDGLVLPGGESTVQGKLLQELGLFEPLRERIESGLPTFGTCAGLILLADKLSNDGHTYFATTPVTVERNAYGRQLGSFYTEENFDGIGKIPMTFIRAPLIQRASQDVQILATVQNQIVAVRYRNQLAISFHPELNSDLRVHQYFVEEIVKANRMQAKKAA